The Blautia hydrogenotrophica DSM 10507 genome window below encodes:
- a CDS encoding calcium-translocating P-type ATPase, PMCA-type, with protein sequence MKFNGLTEQEVKLSREKYGSNEIPDSEPTTFWQEFKETFGDPMIKILLAIAALMIVMFFFGYAEIYEPAGTIVAVLIVAFVSAKTGVASDTKYRELKDSTKKDQCKVYRDGVIAVIDVDDVVVGDKVLMQSGDKVPADGVLISGSLRVDNSALNGEAEECKKEAAPESFQLPEDITGDTFVDRYSLFRGAVVFDGEGILDVRKVGLSTMMGKMAEEMQENEPDSPLKVKLSKLAHQISTFGYIGAIVIAILYFGYFVLSAGGFEAYVSIGAPEVIRDVVEAVSLAVVIIVCAVPEGLPLMISLVLMQNTSKMLDHNVLVRKAEGIETSGSVNILFSDKTGTITKGMLEVVEFFTADGKNIELSQLGQHGKVKELVDLAIGKNTQSMFDSEHRVIGGNATDQALMKFLGEDTYSALARNTECEVTACQSFNSSNKFSQANIDSMGKTFYKGAPERLIDAASRYLDADGKIHSLDKEVLDKKIQEMASKAMRVLAFGYSEQSLEENRINDDLVLIGLVGIRDDVRPEAREAIEEVQNAGIQVVMITGDRLETAIAIAKDAGLLKEESDRAITSSQLNEMSDEEVKELIPHIRVIARALPTDKSRMVRLCQEMNLVVGMTGDGVNDSPALKRADVGFAMGSGTEAAKEAGKIVILDDNFKSIKDAIWYGRTIYHNILKFCKFQLVINVAAVVVSAIAPFFGVEEPLKVTHLLFVNLVMDGLGAIMLGNEPALEKYMHEKPRRRDESIVSKKMMAQILTMGLWLTVLSFAFLKIPFFASFYENQEQQLTAYFVLFIVSALFNGFNVRDDGFGIFKGLNENTGFLKVFFAIIVVQALIVNAALVPFAPCQWIGEMFSCVPFGVQGWVVAILLAVTMIPVDLIRKCIVGSKS encoded by the coding sequence ATGAAATTTAACGGACTGACGGAACAAGAAGTCAAGCTTTCCAGAGAAAAATATGGTTCCAATGAGATACCGGATTCCGAGCCGACTACCTTTTGGCAGGAATTTAAGGAGACTTTTGGAGATCCGATGATTAAAATTTTGCTGGCGATTGCGGCTTTGATGATCGTAATGTTTTTCTTTGGCTATGCGGAGATCTACGAGCCGGCTGGTACGATTGTAGCAGTGCTGATTGTGGCGTTTGTATCGGCGAAAACTGGGGTTGCTAGCGACACCAAATACAGAGAATTGAAAGACAGCACGAAGAAAGACCAGTGTAAGGTATATCGTGACGGCGTTATTGCGGTGATTGATGTGGATGACGTGGTCGTGGGTGACAAAGTTTTGATGCAATCCGGTGACAAAGTTCCGGCAGATGGTGTTCTGATTTCAGGAAGTTTGAGAGTGGATAACTCTGCTTTGAACGGTGAGGCAGAAGAATGTAAAAAAGAAGCAGCTCCGGAAAGCTTTCAGCTTCCAGAGGACATCACAGGCGATACCTTTGTGGATAGATATTCTTTGTTCCGCGGAGCTGTGGTTTTTGATGGTGAAGGTATTTTAGACGTGCGCAAAGTAGGCCTGAGCACGATGATGGGAAAGATGGCTGAAGAGATGCAAGAAAACGAGCCAGATTCTCCGCTGAAGGTGAAATTGTCAAAGCTGGCACATCAGATTTCTACTTTTGGCTATATTGGAGCGATTGTGATCGCGATTTTGTACTTTGGTTATTTTGTGTTGTCGGCAGGAGGTTTTGAGGCGTATGTTTCTATCGGAGCGCCGGAGGTGATTCGTGATGTCGTGGAAGCCGTATCTTTGGCGGTTGTAATCATCGTCTGTGCCGTGCCGGAGGGGCTGCCGCTGATGATCTCTCTGGTTCTGATGCAGAATACCAGCAAGATGCTGGACCACAATGTGTTGGTTCGGAAAGCGGAAGGTATCGAGACTTCCGGCTCTGTGAATATTTTGTTCAGTGATAAAACAGGTACCATAACTAAAGGAATGCTGGAAGTGGTAGAGTTTTTTACAGCTGATGGAAAAAATATAGAACTCTCACAGCTTGGTCAGCATGGCAAAGTGAAAGAGCTTGTAGATTTGGCGATTGGAAAGAATACGCAGTCTATGTTTGACTCGGAGCATCGGGTCATCGGCGGAAACGCCACGGACCAGGCTTTGATGAAGTTTTTGGGAGAAGACACTTACAGTGCACTGGCGAGGAACACAGAATGCGAAGTGACTGCCTGTCAGAGCTTTAATTCTTCCAACAAATTCAGCCAGGCCAATATTGACAGTATGGGAAAGACTTTTTATAAAGGAGCACCGGAACGCTTGATCGACGCCGCATCCAGATACCTGGATGCCGACGGAAAGATTCACTCTCTGGACAAAGAGGTATTGGACAAAAAGATTCAGGAGATGGCCTCAAAGGCCATGCGTGTATTGGCTTTTGGCTATTCGGAACAGTCTTTGGAGGAGAATAGGATTAACGACGATTTAGTCTTGATTGGACTTGTGGGAATTCGAGATGATGTAAGACCAGAGGCCCGGGAGGCCATTGAAGAGGTGCAAAATGCGGGAATACAGGTGGTCATGATTACTGGAGACCGTCTGGAGACTGCAATTGCCATCGCGAAGGATGCTGGCCTTCTAAAAGAGGAGTCTGATCGGGCAATCACTTCTTCTCAGTTAAACGAGATGTCCGATGAGGAGGTCAAAGAATTGATTCCTCATATCCGGGTAATCGCCAGAGCCCTTCCCACAGATAAATCCAGGATGGTAAGGCTGTGTCAGGAGATGAATTTGGTTGTAGGCATGACTGGTGACGGTGTCAACGATTCGCCGGCTTTGAAGCGTGCCGATGTAGGCTTTGCCATGGGCAGTGGAACGGAGGCTGCCAAGGAAGCCGGAAAAATAGTGATTTTAGATGATAATTTCAAATCTATCAAAGATGCAATTTGGTATGGAAGAACCATTTACCACAATATCCTGAAATTCTGTAAATTTCAGCTGGTCATCAATGTGGCGGCTGTGGTGGTCAGTGCAATCGCACCGTTTTTTGGTGTTGAGGAACCTTTAAAAGTTACTCATCTGCTGTTTGTGAATCTGGTGATGGACGGCTTAGGCGCGATCATGCTGGGCAATGAGCCGGCCTTGGAAAAATATATGCACGAGAAGCCGAGGCGTCGGGACGAGAGCATTGTGAGTAAAAAGATGATGGCACAGATTCTGACGATGGGACTTTGGCTGACGGTTTTGAGTTTTGCCTTCTTGAAAATTCCGTTTTTCGCGTCGTTTTATGAGAATCAGGAGCAGCAGCTGACTGCGTATTTTGTATTGTTTATTGTTAGCGCGTTGTTTAACGGCTTCAATGTGAGAGATGATGGCTTTGGGATTTTCAAAGGATTAAATGAGAATACTGGTTTTCTGAAGGTTTTCTTTGCAATCATTGTGGTACAGGCACTGATTGTGAATGCGGCGTTGGTGCCGTTTGCGCCTTGTCAGTGGATTGGAGAGATGTTTAGCTGTGTTCCTTTTGGCGTTCAAGGATGGGTTGTCGCAATCTTGCTGGCAGTTACCATGATACCGGTAGATTTGATCAGAAAATGTATCGTGGGTTCTAAAAGCTGA
- a CDS encoding HAD family hydrolase has protein sequence MKVFYSDLDNTLIYSYKHEIGERRKCVEVYQGREISFMTEFTWRALKTLMEKLLFVPVTTRTLEQYQRIQLGISMPSYALVCNGGILLKDGEPDRCWYEESLRRIQEARTELELGMELLRADEKVCFEVRFVEKLFVFTKSAKPQETAERLRERLNLKLVNVFCNHKKVYVVPRGLEKGTAVRRLQEILDCKEAIAAGDSLFDLSMMDVVNVGFAPLDLREEAGCVKNVEFLSGGVFSDLLMERLIDAK, from the coding sequence ATGAAAGTTTTCTATTCAGATTTGGACAATACCTTAATCTATTCTTATAAACATGAGATTGGAGAGCGCAGAAAATGTGTAGAGGTATACCAGGGGAGAGAAATTTCCTTCATGACAGAGTTCACCTGGAGGGCTTTAAAAACGTTGATGGAGAAGCTACTGTTCGTTCCTGTTACCACTAGGACGTTGGAACAGTACCAGCGTATTCAGTTAGGAATTTCCATGCCTTCTTATGCACTGGTCTGCAACGGCGGTATTTTGCTGAAGGACGGCGAGCCAGACCGATGTTGGTACGAAGAGTCACTGAGAAGAATTCAGGAGGCAAGAACGGAACTGGAACTTGGAATGGAATTGCTAAGAGCGGATGAGAAGGTCTGTTTTGAGGTGAGGTTCGTAGAGAAGCTGTTTGTCTTTACGAAGAGTGCAAAGCCACAGGAGACAGCCGAAAGGTTGCGGGAAAGGTTGAATTTAAAGTTAGTAAATGTATTCTGCAATCACAAAAAGGTCTATGTGGTTCCACGAGGGTTAGAGAAGGGAACAGCAGTGCGAAGGCTTCAGGAGATCTTAGACTGTAAGGAAGCGATTGCGGCTGGGGATAGTCTGTTTGATCTGTCCATGATGGATGTGGTGAATGTAGGGTTTGCACCGTTAGATTTGAGAGAAGAAGCAGGCTGTGTCAAGAATGTGGAATTTTTAAGCGGCGGTGTATTCTCAGATTTACTAATGGAGAGGTTAATAGACGCAAAATAG
- a CDS encoding FtsX-like permease family protein, whose translation MITTMAQLEQKFQKADRKQAMLYLFCNFISLMLITAYAAMMFSNTVQTIFPEGGDSRKQMTAIFVLTLFGCTVFTVYASSLFFRKKSRQLGVLMALGASKKKLSRGLLREVFWLSIASSLLGILAGIPFVLLLWNSFRLFLANTDEMRLSLNPTFLLISLLFFLLIVVCSCITALRYLRRTDILDTIQEEHKNEPVKDLGRWCGPSGILLLLAGAISGYFAPGIYMDQFNAMPPLWTKLFYVPVFIGLYMIMLHTIVHGWIPHKKALYKNVISRSMMKFQGKQTVNSLLVCTVLIAGSAFGIFYLPIMLSGNMTKTSGYPYSYSFAYRSDQDIPGQEQIREIASKYGLGIKDYKAGDYTVLGMDGTQEVSDSETTWHYEYSKLLSEGRFWPESDYRRMTGQNIDVAPGEYMAVRGTDGTGSYNISSASTLLTNMSTRQELPISFGGYLAFNSMNTMAPFYVLDDQDYASISQGATPDWKERLVLFNVDGEDSYEFADELFLTIVNANGPECELPFYYDRVQKIASQEKGETYWGDTDAMTQISFQAPDSTDFRSGWVYMPLFRMLDQHDFLRTFAVFLMMFLFIAIVCLMAALIISYTRCQTIALNNRYIFDDLYRLGASPAFLTREIKVQCSKVFRIPAVVGMTIIYVLFCGILYVNDNRFTASELLGLLFSLGVLLLFTVIIYLVYRFTVKKLKVQLGIQ comes from the coding sequence ATGATTACAACGATGGCACAATTAGAACAAAAATTCCAGAAAGCAGACCGGAAACAGGCTATGCTCTACCTCTTCTGCAATTTTATCTCCTTGATGCTGATCACTGCATACGCTGCAATGATGTTCTCCAACACCGTACAGACGATCTTTCCAGAAGGGGGAGACAGCCGAAAGCAGATGACTGCCATTTTTGTCTTGACACTTTTTGGATGTACTGTGTTTACTGTCTACGCCTCCAGTCTCTTTTTCCGAAAAAAATCCAGACAGCTAGGCGTGCTTATGGCTCTTGGAGCTTCCAAAAAGAAACTTTCCCGCGGACTTCTCAGAGAAGTTTTCTGGCTGAGTATCGCCTCGTCCCTCTTAGGGATTCTCGCAGGCATCCCTTTTGTCCTTCTCCTGTGGAATAGTTTTCGTCTATTCTTGGCAAATACCGATGAAATGAGGCTCTCGTTAAACCCTACGTTTTTGCTGATCTCTCTTTTGTTTTTCCTGCTGATTGTAGTCTGCTCCTGTATCACTGCCCTTCGCTATTTGAGACGCACAGATATTCTAGACACCATTCAGGAGGAACACAAAAACGAACCGGTAAAAGATCTGGGAAGATGGTGTGGTCCATCCGGTATCCTCCTATTGTTGGCAGGAGCTATATCTGGTTATTTCGCTCCCGGTATCTATATGGATCAATTCAACGCTATGCCGCCCCTATGGACCAAGCTCTTTTATGTTCCAGTGTTTATCGGCCTGTACATGATTATGCTTCACACGATTGTCCACGGATGGATTCCTCATAAAAAGGCACTCTACAAAAATGTCATATCCAGAAGCATGATGAAATTTCAAGGAAAACAGACCGTGAACAGTCTTCTGGTCTGCACCGTCCTGATCGCCGGCAGCGCCTTCGGCATTTTTTATCTGCCTATCATGCTCAGCGGCAACATGACAAAAACGTCCGGCTATCCCTACTCCTACAGCTTTGCCTATCGCTCCGACCAGGATATTCCCGGACAGGAACAGATTCGCGAGATCGCTTCTAAATACGGTCTCGGAATCAAAGACTACAAAGCAGGGGACTATACTGTCCTGGGAATGGACGGTACACAGGAAGTCAGTGACTCTGAGACCACCTGGCACTATGAGTACAGCAAGCTGCTCTCCGAAGGAAGGTTCTGGCCTGAGTCTGACTACCGGCGTATGACCGGACAAAATATAGACGTCGCTCCCGGAGAATACATGGCAGTGCGAGGTACGGACGGTACTGGCTCCTACAATATCAGCTCCGCCTCCACATTGCTTACGAATATGAGTACCCGCCAAGAACTGCCAATCTCCTTTGGCGGCTACCTGGCATTTAATTCCATGAACACTATGGCTCCCTTTTATGTCCTAGACGACCAGGATTACGCCTCAATCTCCCAGGGGGCCACTCCTGACTGGAAAGAGCGTCTGGTCCTTTTCAATGTGGACGGGGAAGACAGCTATGAATTTGCTGATGAACTCTTTTTGACCATCGTCAACGCTAACGGACCAGAGTGTGAACTCCCCTTCTACTATGACCGTGTTCAGAAAATTGCTTCCCAGGAGAAAGGCGAGACTTACTGGGGAGATACAGATGCAATGACACAAATTAGTTTTCAAGCCCCTGACTCTACTGACTTTCGTTCCGGCTGGGTCTATATGCCCCTGTTTCGAATGTTAGACCAGCATGATTTCCTGAGAACTTTCGCCGTCTTTTTGATGATGTTCCTCTTTATCGCTATCGTCTGCCTCATGGCTGCCCTGATTATCAGCTACACCCGTTGCCAGACCATTGCATTAAACAACCGATACATCTTTGACGACTTATACCGCCTAGGCGCCTCCCCAGCCTTTCTCACCAGAGAGATCAAAGTACAGTGTTCAAAAGTATTTCGTATTCCCGCAGTTGTGGGTATGACTATCATCTATGTTTTATTCTGCGGAATTTTGTACGTCAACGATAACCGCTTCACTGCCAGTGAACTCTTAGGTCTTCTGTTTTCTCTAGGAGTGCTGCTTCTGTTCACAGTAATCATCTACTTGGTATACCGTTTCACAGTCAAAAAACTTAAAGTACAGCTGGGAATCCAGTAG
- a CDS encoding ABC transporter ATP-binding protein: MLYVKDLHKSYMSGKKTYPVLKGISFSVAKGEFVAVMGPSGSGKSTLLNCISCYIPFEQGTITLGGTELRGLSENELAKIRNEKLGFVFQDFMLLDGLTVRENILVPRIIQGNIDTKAALLADQLTVLFGIDHIQNKYPADISGGERQRTAVARSLVNNPLLILADEPTGNLDSKSSRTVIESFENAKKQMNATILMVTHDSFSASFCDRVILLKDGIVYRELQRLGRRSAFHDQLLTAIKEMSGDEL, from the coding sequence ATGTTATATGTAAAAGATCTTCACAAATCTTACATGAGCGGAAAGAAAACTTATCCAGTGCTAAAAGGAATCAGTTTTTCCGTTGCAAAAGGAGAGTTCGTCGCTGTGATGGGGCCTTCCGGCTCTGGAAAAAGTACCCTTTTAAACTGTATCTCCTGTTATATTCCTTTTGAACAGGGTACGATTACTCTAGGCGGTACGGAACTAAGAGGACTAAGCGAAAACGAATTGGCCAAAATCAGAAATGAAAAACTGGGATTTGTCTTTCAGGATTTTATGCTGCTAGACGGTTTGACCGTTCGAGAAAATATTCTAGTCCCCAGAATTATCCAGGGAAATATAGACACAAAAGCCGCTCTGCTGGCAGATCAACTCACAGTTCTCTTCGGAATCGACCATATTCAGAACAAATACCCTGCTGATATCTCCGGTGGAGAACGTCAACGCACTGCCGTGGCTAGAAGCCTCGTCAATAATCCTCTCCTGATTCTTGCTGACGAACCCACTGGCAATCTAGACAGCAAATCCAGCCGGACCGTCATTGAATCCTTTGAAAATGCGAAAAAACAGATGAATGCCACAATTCTGATGGTAACCCATGACAGTTTTTCGGCTTCTTTCTGCGACCGAGTAATTCTTCTCAAAGACGGTATCGTCTATCGAGAACTGCAAAGACTTGGGAGGCGCAGCGCTTTTCACGATCAACTATTGACAGCAATCAAAGAAATGAGTGGTGATGAATTATGA
- a CDS encoding LytR/AlgR family response regulator transcription factor, with translation MFRIGICDDESNARDALRFELEKAAKEEDWEIVYEFSSGTVALSWLKNHPGEIDLLFLDVEMPGMSGMETARRIRVFSRELLLVFVTGYSDYVFDGYQVGAMDYLIKPVDQRRLESLLHRAQEILGVQEDRMFSFRNAEGMFRMPIKEIRYFYSDRRKVSLVLEDREYSFYGKLNQIEQQVGTDYVRIHQRYLVNPRWVEHIGCSTVTVEGKELPVSRGFKENAMEKLARAMLKGGY, from the coding sequence GTGTTTCGAATAGGAATTTGTGACGATGAGAGCAATGCTAGAGATGCTCTTCGATTTGAATTGGAGAAGGCTGCAAAGGAAGAAGACTGGGAGATTGTCTATGAGTTCTCCAGCGGAACGGTGGCTTTAAGCTGGCTGAAAAATCATCCAGGTGAGATTGACCTGTTGTTTTTAGATGTGGAAATGCCAGGAATGTCAGGAATGGAGACTGCGAGAAGAATCCGGGTATTCAGCAGAGAGCTTTTGCTGGTGTTTGTCACGGGATATTCTGACTACGTCTTTGATGGATATCAGGTAGGGGCGATGGATTATCTGATCAAGCCAGTAGACCAAAGAAGACTAGAAAGTCTTTTGCATAGAGCACAGGAGATTCTCGGTGTGCAGGAAGATAGAATGTTTTCTTTTAGAAACGCTGAAGGGATGTTTCGGATGCCCATCAAAGAGATTCGGTATTTTTACAGCGACCGCAGAAAAGTGTCGTTGGTTTTGGAGGACAGAGAATATTCTTTTTATGGAAAGCTAAACCAGATTGAGCAGCAGGTGGGAACTGATTATGTGCGTATTCATCAGAGATATCTGGTAAATCCCAGGTGGGTGGAACATATCGGCTGTAGCACGGTGACTGTGGAAGGCAAAGAACTGCCTGTGAGCCGGGGATTTAAGGAAAATGCGATGGAAAAGTTGGCCAGAGCGATGTTGAAAGGAGGTTATTGA
- a CDS encoding ATP-binding protein, with the protein MEIERFLLSLLSTVLSGFLLERVVECLLECRSCPKKILLLFGCWLQANMVIYFQDWINFIPTIFAFLICVLVACEGSVLKKLTIGLMVASTVFSFNSLNDNFIGFHDWRVVLFKMLFLGAMFLGVRQFAPERGYELSARMWRLLLLLTVTPIGIVSSVVLLGKRYWGMEDGEKLLPLVLLLLALFSFIGLLWTVTVLIGQQKLEWENTVAKINQNYYESIERQNFEIRRLKHDMANHLTALAALPGEQKDGYIQELLKKPVFTHTLRYCQDPVVNAVLSMKESVMEQKGIQFQVKVDIPAKLPFEKVEICAIFGNVLDNAIEACDKLSEERRKICLEARMRRGIFALNISNPCSCLGVKKQEEFETTKKNKELHGFGLKSIQEVVRNNQGNMEISAKDGQFSLFLYLPLSKEQK; encoded by the coding sequence ATGGAGATAGAAAGATTTCTCCTGAGTCTGCTTTCTACAGTGCTGTCTGGATTTCTTTTGGAGAGAGTTGTAGAATGTCTGTTAGAGTGCCGCAGCTGTCCTAAAAAAATACTCCTCCTGTTCGGGTGCTGGCTACAGGCCAACATGGTCATTTATTTTCAGGATTGGATCAATTTCATTCCCACGATTTTTGCGTTTTTGATTTGTGTCCTGGTAGCCTGTGAGGGAAGTGTATTAAAAAAGTTGACGATTGGATTGATGGTGGCTAGTACAGTTTTTTCCTTTAACAGTTTAAATGATAATTTCATTGGTTTTCATGACTGGAGAGTAGTTTTGTTTAAAATGCTGTTTTTGGGAGCAATGTTTTTGGGAGTGCGGCAGTTTGCTCCTGAAAGGGGGTACGAGCTTTCCGCGCGGATGTGGAGACTTTTGCTGCTCCTGACGGTTACACCCATTGGGATTGTGAGCAGTGTTGTACTTCTCGGGAAGAGATACTGGGGCATGGAAGATGGAGAGAAACTTTTGCCACTGGTACTTTTACTTCTGGCTTTGTTTTCTTTTATTGGACTTTTGTGGACAGTCACCGTATTGATTGGGCAGCAGAAACTAGAGTGGGAGAACACGGTCGCTAAGATCAATCAAAACTACTATGAGTCTATAGAAAGACAAAATTTTGAGATACGCAGACTAAAACACGATATGGCCAATCATCTGACTGCGTTAGCTGCGCTGCCAGGAGAGCAAAAGGATGGGTATATCCAAGAACTTTTGAAAAAACCGGTGTTTACGCATACCCTGCGGTATTGTCAGGACCCAGTGGTCAATGCGGTATTGAGCATGAAGGAATCTGTGATGGAACAAAAGGGGATTCAGTTTCAGGTGAAGGTAGACATTCCGGCCAAACTGCCTTTTGAGAAGGTGGAAATCTGTGCAATATTTGGGAATGTGCTGGACAACGCCATCGAGGCTTGTGATAAATTATCTGAGGAGAGACGGAAAATTTGCTTGGAGGCTCGGATGAGAAGAGGAATTTTTGCTCTCAATATCAGCAATCCGTGTTCATGCTTAGGAGTGAAAAAGCAAGAAGAGTTCGAAACTACGAAGAAGAATAAAGAGCTGCATGGATTTGGACTGAAGAGTATTCAGGAAGTGGTGAGAAACAACCAGGGAAATATGGAGATTTCAGCGAAGGATGGTCAATTTTCTCTGTTTCTCTATCTTCCACTGTCTAAGGAACAAAAATAG
- a CDS encoding PaaI family thioesterase — MDYEKLIQVRDEKNCFARELGICTEEIREGYARVSLRVEEKHMNFVGSVHGGCLFSLADTVAGAASSSYGYYSTTVDGNIHYLSPAMNVKMLIAQAQVIKYGKRISVFEVKITDENGRLLAQGTYTYYNLGKQIEL, encoded by the coding sequence ATGGATTATGAGAAATTAATTCAGGTAAGAGATGAAAAGAACTGTTTTGCGAGAGAGCTGGGAATTTGCACAGAAGAGATTCGGGAAGGATATGCGAGGGTGAGCCTTCGGGTAGAAGAAAAGCATATGAATTTCGTGGGGTCAGTTCACGGAGGTTGTCTGTTTAGTTTGGCAGATACGGTAGCAGGGGCTGCTTCCTCTTCCTACGGTTATTATTCCACCACGGTCGATGGAAACATTCACTATTTGTCGCCGGCGATGAATGTGAAGATGCTGATTGCTCAGGCACAAGTGATAAAGTATGGAAAACGAATCAGTGTTTTTGAGGTGAAGATCACGGATGAGAACGGAAGACTTCTGGCTCAGGGAACTTATACCTACTATAATTTGGGAAAGCAAATTGAATTGTGA
- a CDS encoding carbohydrate ABC transporter permease produces MEHGGVKLSRRRNATYKGRPQWKGLLFMLPSLLGVGIFVFLPFLDVIRRSFCEAVTGRFSGLENYRMVFENTAFRLAAQNTLRFVGICIPLLLALSLGAALLLYGQIKYRQALKSAFLLPMAIPVASVVLLWKVAFHSQGLLNGLFHSLNLTQVDWMNSSSAFWVLVFSYIWRNLGYDVILWLAGLASIPSSIYEAAKVDGAGSWQCFWRITLPNLLPSLFTITVLSLLNSFKVFREAYLVAGDYPNENMYLLQHLFNNWYRDMAFDKMAAAAVVTGIVIFVLVCFLEKAWNVKEEER; encoded by the coding sequence ATGGAGCATGGAGGAGTGAAGCTGTCCAGGAGAAGAAATGCGACATATAAAGGAAGACCCCAGTGGAAGGGGCTGCTGTTTATGCTTCCTAGCTTGTTGGGAGTGGGGATTTTTGTGTTTCTGCCTTTTTTGGATGTGATTCGGCGTTCCTTTTGCGAGGCAGTGACAGGAAGATTCTCGGGACTTGAAAATTACCGTATGGTCTTTGAGAATACTGCTTTTCGCCTAGCAGCCCAAAATACGTTGCGCTTTGTGGGAATTTGTATTCCTCTGCTGCTGGCATTGTCGTTGGGAGCGGCATTGCTGTTATATGGACAGATCAAGTACAGGCAGGCACTAAAAAGTGCTTTTTTACTGCCTATGGCAATTCCGGTGGCATCGGTAGTTCTTCTTTGGAAGGTGGCGTTTCATTCCCAGGGACTTTTGAACGGACTGTTTCACAGCCTAAATCTTACGCAAGTGGATTGGATGAATTCTTCCAGTGCTTTTTGGGTGCTGGTCTTCAGCTATATCTGGAGAAATTTAGGGTACGATGTAATTTTATGGTTGGCTGGGCTGGCGTCTATTCCGTCTAGTATCTATGAAGCTGCCAAAGTAGACGGCGCCGGTTCCTGGCAGTGCTTTTGGAGAATTACTCTGCCGAATTTACTGCCATCCTTATTTACAATCACGGTGTTGTCTTTGCTGAATTCTTTTAAAGTTTTCCGGGAGGCTTATCTGGTGGCAGGGGACTATCCCAATGAGAATATGTATCTACTCCAGCATTTGTTTAACAATTGGTATCGGGATATGGCTTTCGATAAGATGGCTGCCGCTGCAGTTGTCACAGGTATTGTAATTTTTGTATTGGTATGCTTTTTGGAGAAGGCTTGGAATGTAAAGGAGGAAGAAAGATGA
- a CDS encoding carbohydrate ABC transporter permease: MKTFRTIILTVFGLLMLIPVLYLLVGSLMGKGELKELLAPVLGQTKGYVAGRLLPEYPTMESYVELLLDTPEFFVMFWNSVKMTLGILAGQLLVAVPAAWGLAKFQFPGRKFLFTLYIALMMMPFQVLMLSNYLVLDGLSLLDSQAGIIFPAVFSTFPVFIMYRFFAGVPDSLIEAAKLDGAGNFQIFWRIGLPLGSPGILSAMVLGFLEYWNLIEQPMAFLKTKSLWPLSLFLPNIGMEQAGLAFATSIVVLIPALLVFLAGQEYLEQGILATATKE, encoded by the coding sequence ATGAAAACGTTCCGTACGATAATTTTAACCGTTTTTGGGCTGCTTATGCTGATTCCGGTTCTGTATTTGCTGGTAGGCTCTTTGATGGGAAAGGGGGAACTAAAAGAATTGTTAGCTCCGGTACTTGGTCAGACAAAAGGCTATGTGGCGGGAAGACTGCTGCCGGAATATCCGACTATGGAATCCTATGTGGAACTTCTTTTGGACACACCGGAGTTTTTTGTGATGTTTTGGAATTCCGTGAAAATGACTTTGGGGATTTTGGCAGGACAGCTGTTAGTAGCTGTGCCTGCAGCTTGGGGGCTGGCAAAGTTTCAATTCCCCGGGAGAAAATTTTTGTTTACGTTGTACATTGCATTGATGATGATGCCGTTTCAAGTACTGATGCTGTCAAATTATCTGGTATTGGATGGGCTGTCGCTTTTAGATTCACAGGCGGGGATTATTTTTCCGGCGGTGTTTTCAACTTTTCCAGTCTTCATCATGTATCGGTTTTTCGCAGGAGTGCCGGACAGTCTGATTGAAGCAGCAAAACTAGATGGTGCTGGAAATTTTCAGATTTTTTGGAGAATTGGTCTTCCCTTGGGTTCACCGGGAATCCTCTCGGCAATGGTATTAGGTTTTTTGGAGTACTGGAATCTGATTGAGCAGCCGATGGCGTTTTTAAAAACGAAGTCTCTGTGGCCGTTGTCTTTGTTTCTTCCAAATATCGGAATGGAGCAGGCGGGGTTAGCATTTGCCACGTCTATCGTGGTCTTGATTCCAGCTTTGTTGGTCTTTCTGGCTGGACAGGAGTATCTGGAACAGGGGATTTTGGCTACAGCTACAAAGGAGTAA